From the Solanum pennellii chromosome 4, SPENNV200 genome, one window contains:
- the LOC107015646 gene encoding 50S ribosomal protein L31, chloroplastic, producing the protein MALTLSNTFLQKNVAPPSFSSKKMGIGSNQMRWSCRKKDIHPQFYDDAKVYCNGEHVMTTGGTKNEYTVDVWSGNHPFYQGSRSQLLLDADQVEKFRKKFSGLTQIMQIPTLKGEIVLPPKKKKPTKKK; encoded by the exons ATGGCGCTCACTCTCTCCAACACTTTCCTTCAAAAAAATGTCGCTCCTCCTTCATTCTCCTCCAAGAAG ATGGGAATTGGGAGCAATCAAATGCGATGGAGCTGCAGGAAGAAGGATATACACCCGCAATTCTACGATGACGCTAAGGTATATTGTAATGGAGAGCATGTGATGACAACTGGGGGAACAAAGAATGAGTACACAGTTGATGTTTGGTCAGGTAATCATCCTTTTTATCAAGGTAGTCGTTCACAGCTACTTCTTGATGCTGACCAGGTAGAGAAATTCAGGAAGAAGTTTAGTGGGTTAACACAGATTATGCAAATTCCAACTCTCAAAGGAGAGATTGTGCTTCCTCCTAAGAAGAAGAAACCTACTAAGAAGAAGTAG
- the LOC107017247 gene encoding abscisic acid 8'-hydroxylase 2 isoform X2, protein MFSWFWYVFPCLGLLLLQILWYNNTGKTPAKKIPAGNRGIPVIGETIQFMAAINSNKGFYEFIKIRRLKYGNCFKTNIFGQTHVFISSTEATKKILSNEGGNFTKRYIKSIAKLVGDQSLLCASHQQHKIIRSHLSNLFSTTSLSTMVRKFDELTINNLSTWHKNSSIIILHEALKITLEAICKMLMSLEDKEELEMLHKDIGLIYEAMLSFPLRLPWTRFYKGLQARKRIMNLLDRIIEARRKSNKKYDDFLDYLLIKDNPIIQLTNEQIKDNILTMIIAGQDTTASAITWMVKYLDENPKALNNLRVVKESLRMASIVPWFPRMALQDCEIEGFTIKKGWIINVDAKSIHFDPMIFHDPHKFIPSRFDDDSKPYSFLAFGMGGRTCLGLHLARAMMLVFVYRLTTSYRWKVLDSDESIQKWTLFSRLKSGCPIHVTSIEEERDSPNASKT, encoded by the exons atgttttcttggtTTTGGTACGTATTTCCTTGTTTGGGATTGTTATTATTACAAATCTTATGGTATAATAATACTGGAAAAACTCCGGCGAAGAAGATTCCGGCAGGCAACCGGGGAATACCGGTCATCGGAGAAACCATTCAGTTCATGGCTGCCATCAATAGCAACAAAGGCTTCTATGAGTTTATTAAGATTCGACGACTTAA GTATGGGAATTGCTTCAAAACGAATATATTTGGGCAAACACATGTATTTATATCCAGCACAGAAGCAACAAAGAAAATACTAAGTAACGAGGGAGGAAATTTCACTAAGAGATATATAAAGTCAATCGCGAAGCTCGTGGGAGACCAAAGCCTTCTTTGTGCTTCACATCAGCAACATAAAATTATTCGAAGCCATCTTAGTAATTTATTCTCAACAACATCTCTTTCGACAATGGTTAGAAAATTTGATGAATTGACAATTAATAATCTTAGCACTTGGCACAAAAATTCCAGCATTATTATTCTCCATGAAGCTTTAAAG ATAACCCTCGAAGCAATTTGCAAAATGTTAATGAGTTTGGAAGACAAAGAGGAACTAGAAATGTTGCATAAGGATATTGGGTTGATTTATGAAGCAATGTTGTCATTTCCATTAAGACTACCATGGACTAGATTCTACAAAGGCCTACAG GCCaggaaaagaattatgaatTTGCTGGACAGGATAATAGAAGCAAGAAGAAAGTCCAATAAAAAGTATGATGATTTTCTTGATTATCTTTTGATTAAGGATAATCCAATCATACAATTAACAAATGAGCAGATTAAAGATAATATATTAACTATGATTATTGCAG GTCAAGACACCACAGCTAGTGCAATCACATGGATGGTTAAATATTTGGATGAAAATCCAAAGGCCCTTAACAACCTTAGG GTTGTAAAGGAATCACTTCGAATGGCTTCAATAGTACCCTGGTTTCCAAGAATGGCACTTCAAGATTGTGAGATTGAAG GATTTACGATCAAAAAAGGTTGGATCATTAATGTGGATGCTAAATCAATACATTTTGATCCAATGATATTCCATGATCCACATAAATTCATTCCTTCAAGATTTGAT GATGATTCAAAACCATACAGTTTCTTAGCATTTGGAATGGGAGGAAGAACATGCCTTGGATTGCATTTGGCTAGAGCCATGATGCTTGTTTTTGTCTATCGTTTGACCACATCTTATAG ATGGAAAGTATTGGATTCAGATGAAAGCATTCAAAAATGGACACTTTTCTCGAGACTAAAAAGTGGTTGTCCAATACATGTTACGAGTATAGAAGAGGAGAGGGATTCCCCAAATGCATCAAAAACTTGA
- the LOC107017327 gene encoding jasmonate O-methyltransferase produces the protein MEVMQVLHMNNGEGETSYAKNSNIQRKIISATNSTLKDAILNIMCNNNKNMPESIGIADLGCSSGPNTFIVVSEIIDIIDETSRNSGTSFPELKISLNDLPGNDFNDVFRSLPSFFDKVKEEKGAENCYIVGVPGSFYGRLFPQKSMHFVHSSSSLHWLSQVPLGLGTNNAMSSLNKGKLYISHTSPSDVINAYVSQFQNDFSTFLRSRSPEIVPGGRMLLSLMGRSSIDPTIEDGCYYQWELLANALSSLVSKGLVEKEKIDSFNAPYYAPCPEEVKIAVANEGSFIIDRIETFEIEWEASVSSNLSNEKILSSTGQQVATTIRAVVESMVENHFGNEIMNDLFSIYGDLVDDYIYKKRAVYVNLVVSLKRKE, from the exons atGGAAGTTATGCAAGTACTTCATATGAATAATGGAGAAGGAGAAACTAGCTATGCTAAAAACTCCAATATCCAg AGGAAGATAATATCAGCTACGAATTCAACACTTAAGGACGCAATTTTAAACATTATgtgcaacaacaacaaaaatatgcCAGAGAGTATTGGCATTGCGGATTTGGGTTGTTCTTCTGGACCGAACACATTTATAGTCGTTTCTGAGATTATAGATATCATAGATGAAACATCTCGAAATTCGGGTACATCCTTCCCGGAGTTGAAAATTTCACTTAATGATCTTCCTGGGAATGATTTCAACGATGTATTTAGGTCATTGCCATCATTTTTTGATAaagttaaagaagaaaaaggtgCAGAAAATTGTTATATTGTTGGAGTTCCTGGTTCATTTTATGGAAGGCTTTTTCCACAAAAGAGCATGCATTTTGTTCACTCTTCTTCTAGTCTCCATTGGCTCTCTCAG GTTCCACTTGGTTTGGGTACTAATAATGCAATGTCATCTCTGAACAAAGGGAAATTATACATATCACATACTAGTCCAAGTGACGTCATCAATGCATACGTGTCACAATTCCAGAACGATTTCTCTACGTTTCTCCGATCACGTTCACCGGAGATAGTCCCCGGCGGGAGGATGTTGTTGTCACTAATGGGGAGGAGCTCTATTGATCCCACCATTGAAGATGGTTGTTACTACCAATGGGAACTTCTCGCAAATGCGCTTTCTAGTTTGGTCTCAAAG GGCCTAgtagaaaaggagaaaatagaCTCATTTAATGCACCATACTATGCACCATGTCCTGAGGAAGTGAAAATTGCTGTAGCAAATGAAGGGTCATTTATAATTGATCGTATCGAAACTTTTGAGATTGAGTGGGAAGCTAGCGTTTCTTCAAATCTAtcgaatgaaaaaatattatcatcaaCGGGTCAACAAGTCGCTACAACAATTAGGGCTGTGGTTGAATCAATGGTGGAAAATCATTTTggaaatgaaattatgaatgatTTGTTTAGTATATATGGTGATCTTGTGGATGATTACATTTACAAGAAGAGAGCTGTTTATGTTAATTTGGTTGTTTCTCTCAAACGCAAGGAATGA
- the LOC107017247 gene encoding abscisic acid 8'-hydroxylase 2 isoform X1, whose protein sequence is MFSWFWYVFPCLGLLLLQILWYNNTGKTPAKKIPAGNRGIPVIGETIQFMAAINSNKGFYEFIKIRRLKYGNCFKTNIFGQTHVFISSTEATKKILSNEGGNFTKRYIKSIAKLVGDQSLLCASHQQHKIIRSHLSNLFSTTSLSTMVRKFDELTINNLSTWHKNSSIIILHEALKITLEAICKMLMSLEDKEELEMLHKDIGLIYEAMLSFPLRLPWTRFYKGLQARKRIMNLLDRIIEARRKSNKKYDDFLDYLLIKDNPIIQLTNEQIKDNILTMIIAGQDTTASAITWMVKYLDENPKALNNLRAEQQALQQKVSCKAYLTFEDLNCMPYASKVVKESLRMASIVPWFPRMALQDCEIEGFTIKKGWIINVDAKSIHFDPMIFHDPHKFIPSRFDDDSKPYSFLAFGMGGRTCLGLHLARAMMLVFVYRLTTSYRWKVLDSDESIQKWTLFSRLKSGCPIHVTSIEEERDSPNASKT, encoded by the exons atgttttcttggtTTTGGTACGTATTTCCTTGTTTGGGATTGTTATTATTACAAATCTTATGGTATAATAATACTGGAAAAACTCCGGCGAAGAAGATTCCGGCAGGCAACCGGGGAATACCGGTCATCGGAGAAACCATTCAGTTCATGGCTGCCATCAATAGCAACAAAGGCTTCTATGAGTTTATTAAGATTCGACGACTTAA GTATGGGAATTGCTTCAAAACGAATATATTTGGGCAAACACATGTATTTATATCCAGCACAGAAGCAACAAAGAAAATACTAAGTAACGAGGGAGGAAATTTCACTAAGAGATATATAAAGTCAATCGCGAAGCTCGTGGGAGACCAAAGCCTTCTTTGTGCTTCACATCAGCAACATAAAATTATTCGAAGCCATCTTAGTAATTTATTCTCAACAACATCTCTTTCGACAATGGTTAGAAAATTTGATGAATTGACAATTAATAATCTTAGCACTTGGCACAAAAATTCCAGCATTATTATTCTCCATGAAGCTTTAAAG ATAACCCTCGAAGCAATTTGCAAAATGTTAATGAGTTTGGAAGACAAAGAGGAACTAGAAATGTTGCATAAGGATATTGGGTTGATTTATGAAGCAATGTTGTCATTTCCATTAAGACTACCATGGACTAGATTCTACAAAGGCCTACAG GCCaggaaaagaattatgaatTTGCTGGACAGGATAATAGAAGCAAGAAGAAAGTCCAATAAAAAGTATGATGATTTTCTTGATTATCTTTTGATTAAGGATAATCCAATCATACAATTAACAAATGAGCAGATTAAAGATAATATATTAACTATGATTATTGCAG GTCAAGACACCACAGCTAGTGCAATCACATGGATGGTTAAATATTTGGATGAAAATCCAAAGGCCCTTAACAACCTTAGG GCTGAACAACAAGCCCTCCAACAGAAAGTTTCTTGTAAAGCATACCTCACATTTGAAGATCTGAATTGTATGCCGTATGCATCTAag GTTGTAAAGGAATCACTTCGAATGGCTTCAATAGTACCCTGGTTTCCAAGAATGGCACTTCAAGATTGTGAGATTGAAG GATTTACGATCAAAAAAGGTTGGATCATTAATGTGGATGCTAAATCAATACATTTTGATCCAATGATATTCCATGATCCACATAAATTCATTCCTTCAAGATTTGAT GATGATTCAAAACCATACAGTTTCTTAGCATTTGGAATGGGAGGAAGAACATGCCTTGGATTGCATTTGGCTAGAGCCATGATGCTTGTTTTTGTCTATCGTTTGACCACATCTTATAG ATGGAAAGTATTGGATTCAGATGAAAGCATTCAAAAATGGACACTTTTCTCGAGACTAAAAAGTGGTTGTCCAATACATGTTACGAGTATAGAAGAGGAGAGGGATTCCCCAAATGCATCAAAAACTTGA
- the LOC107016127 gene encoding uncharacterized protein LOC107016127, which produces MDNEVFDSVKFEKEKAISRYNRFQNMMKMLQIFEVIVAVVLISWSWTRVPVAVKLSGEFLVQVSGYLFKPHVVFFIGNAIIVAIVVLCRQTDAGSNNSVTDDIDSDEIPYSEDQRSIISTSYCSSDMPDLSSASLAETEVSTMEDKQIVSSEYKVQEIQCNDMATAIDTATKQIQKFKRTQSEKLKRQIMSNPRRELRRSETEMRRIVVRPGDQQSIVPVEAVDTLSNEDFRLTIEAFIKKNQTFFEKQRLAESEPEKYERIGIEAF; this is translated from the coding sequence ATGGATAATGAAGTGTTTGATagtgtgaaatttgagaaagAGAAGGCAATTTCTAGGTATAATCGGTTTCAGAATATGATGAAGATGCTGCAAATTTTTGAAGTGATTGTGGCGGTTGTTTTAATTTCCTGGTCCTGGACTCGTGTTCCGGTGGCTGTGAAATTATCAGGCGAATTTTTGGTTCAGGTCTCTGGTTATTTGTTTAAACCTCACGTCGTTTTTTTCATCGGCAATGCGATTATCGTTGCAATAGTCGTGCTCTGCCGCCAAACTGACGCCGGAAGCAACAATTCTGTTACTGATGATATTGATAGCGATGAAATTCCTTATAGCGAAGATCAACGATCGATAATTTCTACTTCCTACTGCAGCAGCGATATGCCGGATTTATCCTCTGCTTCACTGGCGGAGACAGAGGTCTCAACAATGGAAGATAAGCAGATCGTTTCATCGGAGTATAAGGTTCAGGAGATACAATGCAACGATATGGCCACAGCAATTGATACAGCAACAAAGCAAATACAAAAGTTCAAAAGGACTCAATCTGAGAAATTGAAGCGACAAATTATGTCAAATCCACGGCGAGAGCTCCGGCGTTCAGAAACTGAAATGCGCAGGATAGTTGTCCGTCCTGGCGATCAACAATCAATAGTGCCAGTAGAAGCAGTTGACACACTGAGCAACGAAGACTTCCGGCTTACAATTGAAGCATTCATAAAGAAGAACCAAACCTTCTTCGAAAAACAGAGGTTAGCCGAATCAGAACCAGAAAAATATGAACGAATCGGTATCGAAGCCTTCTGA